In the genome of Streptomyces sp. P3, the window CCGGACCGACGCCAGCCGATGGGTGATCAGGACGACCGTCTGGCCGTTGTCGGCCAGCGCGCGGATCTTCTCGAAGACCTCCAGCTCGGCCCGGGCGTCCAGGGCCGCCGTCGGCTCGTCCACGATCAGGATGCGCCCGCGCCGGTACGCCGCCCGCGCGATGCCCAGTCGCTGCCACTGGCCGCCGGACAGCTCGTGGCCGCCGCTGAAGTGCCGGGCGAGCAGGGTGTCCAGACCGCGCGGCAGATCCGCGACGACCTCCCCGGCCCCCGCCTCCGCGATCGAGGCGGCCAGCCGTTCCTCGGTCAACGGCGCGGCGGAACGCCCGACGGCGATGTTGACCCGGGCGGTGAACGGCCACCGTTTGAAGTCCTGCGCCACCATCGCGATCCGCTCGGCGAGTCGGTGCCGGTCCGCCTCGGCGGCGTCCACACCGTCCCACAGGATCCGTCCCCGGTCCGGCTTGTACAGCCCGGCCAGCAGTTTCACCAGCGTCGTCTTGCCGGAGCCGTTCTCGCCGACCAGCGCGACGATCCGGCCCAGCGGGAGCGAGAGGGTGACGTCGTCCAGGGCGGGCCGCGCCGACTCGCCCGGATAGCCGAAGGTGACGTTCTCGAAGCGGATCTCGCGCGGGTCCTCCGGGAGGGCCACGCCGCCCACCGGGATCGCCCGTTCGGCCGCCTCGACGTACAGCCGCTGCAGATCGCCCACGAACAGTGCCTCCTCGTGCAGCTGGTTGACCTCCAGGACCAGGGTGTTGAGGCTCGCGGAGCCGCTGCGGATCGCGATGACGGCCGTCCCCGCCACCGCCAGCGCCATCGTCCCGGTGAACAGCAGTCCGCCGAGCGTGGCGTACGTGGCCAGCGTGGCCACCCCCGTCCAGGTCGCGGCGACCAGTCCGGTGCGGGCGGCGAGCCGGGCCAGCCGGGCCTGCTCCGCCTCGGCGGTCTCCGACATCGCGCGGAAGTGCCGCAGCAGGAACGGGCCGACCCCGTGGACGCGGATCTCGGGCGCCGCCGCCGGCTCGGTGAGCAGACCGGCGATGAGGTGCCCCGCGCGCGCGTGCTGCACCCAGGTGTGGAAGGACTCGTAGCGGCGCCGGGCGTTCGTCAGGGCGCTCCAGGCGCTGGGCAGGGTCATCGTCACCAGCAACGGCAGCAGGAGCGGATGCAGCACCGTCAGGACGCCGGCCGAGGCGATCAGCGAGATCAGCGCGTTCACCACGCGCGTGCCGTGGCTGATCATGTAGCGGCTGGAGCGGGCTCCGTACTGCGCGGTGTCCAGCAGCTTGTGGAAGGCGTGGTCCTCGATCGCGGCGAGCTCGACCGCGGCCGCCCGCTCCAGATACAGCTCCGTCGCCACCCGCTCCACCTTGGGCTCCAGCCGCCCGGTGGCATACGTCGACGCGGCCCTCAGCAGCGCCGCGAGCAGGAGCACGACGGCCATCAGGGCCAGCGCCGGGGCGGCCCCGCGCAGCCGGTCCTCGATCACGCCGCCGCTGATCAGCCGGCCCAGTACGGCGTTCATCGCCAGCAGGCCGACCGCCTGCGCCGCGCCCCGGGCGATCTCGGCGGCCACCACGATGCGGGCGGCTCGCGGGTCGGCCTGCCGGGCCAGCCGGAGCGTGGCGGTGAGCAGGGACGGCAGGCGGGTCACCATGGCCCGGAAGTTGAGCTCCAGGAAGGCGTCCCGGTGCTGGTTCCAGCCCGTGTCGTAGCGGAGCGGTCCGCCGAACAGCAGCCGTTCCGACTCGGAGACGTCACGCTCGTCGGGCCGTGTCCGCTGCGCCTCCGGCACCTCGTGCCGCTCCCGTTCCTCCTGTTCCTCTCCCCCGGTGTTCTTGCCGCGCTCCGTGGCCCGCACCTCGGCCTGCTCCTGTCCTTCCCGCGCTCCTTGCCGCGCCTGCGTCACCTTGCCCGCCTGTCGTGCCTGTCCCACAGTCGCCCTCCCCGGGTCGCGATCGCGGACGAGGGCCACTATCGCGGGAAGAGAAGGCCCGACGGCAGGGCGCAGGAGGAGGGAGACGGCACGCGCGGGCGTGCGCCGGGACGGTGGGCATGACGGCCGTTCGCC includes:
- a CDS encoding ABC transporter ATP-binding protein, with the protein product MVTRLPSLLTATLRLARQADPRAARIVVAAEIARGAAQAVGLLAMNAVLGRLISGGVIEDRLRGAAPALALMAVVLLLAALLRAASTYATGRLEPKVERVATELYLERAAAVELAAIEDHAFHKLLDTAQYGARSSRYMISHGTRVVNALISLIASAGVLTVLHPLLLPLLVTMTLPSAWSALTNARRRYESFHTWVQHARAGHLIAGLLTEPAAAPEIRVHGVGPFLLRHFRAMSETAEAEQARLARLAARTGLVAATWTGVATLATYATLGGLLFTGTMALAVAGTAVIAIRSGSASLNTLVLEVNQLHEEALFVGDLQRLYVEAAERAIPVGGVALPEDPREIRFENVTFGYPGESARPALDDVTLSLPLGRIVALVGENGSGKTTLVKLLAGLYKPDRGRILWDGVDAAEADRHRLAERIAMVAQDFKRWPFTARVNIAVGRSAAPLTEERLAASIAEAGAGEVVADLPRGLDTLLARHFSGGHELSGGQWQRLGIARAAYRRGRILIVDEPTAALDARAELEVFEKIRALADNGQTVVLITHRLASVRHADLVHVLDQGRLVESGTPDELLAGGGVYAELYALQAEQFTVQAPARSPSG